One Brassica napus cultivar Da-Ae chromosome C4, Da-Ae, whole genome shotgun sequence genomic region harbors:
- the LOC106385238 gene encoding type I inositol polyphosphate 5-phosphatase 8 has product MGKILKSKSSWPVTVVRKWLNLRSNAYEFHSDYPVKGKMEPTQPRRKSCSDGDYYKIVPEKFPGWLGQENGDFKQSTDEDQMKRVDDLKMFVGTWNVGGKSPHDGLMVKDWLKTSTDADIYVLGFQEIVPLNAGNVLGAEDNGPATKWLSLIREALNNNNDLSQNDLEVSKNHRTSFELTKSSQPSRRSISNFPDDNLVACNSTLDRGYSLAASKQMVGIFLCVWVRDDLQKRITNLQVSSVGRGIMGYLGNKGSISISMSLHETSLCFVCTHLTSGEGEGDEVRRNLDVTEILKRTRFSRSSKDSHQPETIMDHDKVIWLGDLNYRLRASSDVHGHLKNYDWEALLEKDQLKIEQRAGRVFQGWEEGKIYFAPTYKYHINSDNYVAQTEKSKEKRRTPAWCDRILWKGGGVKQIWYTRGESRFSDHRPVQSLFSVHIDSTQNQSNRKTKPNNQNHRPNPVLPYTCHGKVQAEEILLLTRAQSCIDTQPRLISSAS; this is encoded by the exons ATGGGGAAGATCTTGAAATCTAAG TCTTCTTGGCCGGTAACCGTTGTTAGGAAGTGGCTAAACTTACGTAGCAACGCTTACGAATTTCATTCCGATTACCCAGTCAAAG GGAAGATGGAGCCGACTCAGCCGAGGAGGAAAAGTTGCTCCGACGGTGATTACTACAAGATCGTGCCGGAAAAGTTTCcag GTTGGCTGGGCCAAGAAAATGGGGATTTCAAACAATCAACTGATGAAGATCAAATGAAACGTGTTGATGACCTCAA AATGTTCGTCGGCACATGGAACGTGGGAGGGAAGTCGCCACATGATGGATTAATGGTGAAAGATTGGCTTAAAACTTCCACCGATGCCGATATTTACGTGCTAGG gtTTCAAGAAATCGTGCCGCTAAATGCTGGTAACGTACTTGGAGCAGAGGACAACGGCCCCGCGACTAAGTGGTTGTCTCTGATTCGAGAAGCCTTGAACAACAACAACGACTTATCACAAAATGACCTCGAAGTTTCTAAAAATCACAGAACCTCCTTCGAACTTACAAAATCATCACAACCTTCCCGTCGTAGCATCTCTAACTTCCCCGATGATAACCTAGTGGCATGCAATTCGACCCTTGATCGAGGTTACTCCCTTGCAGCCAGTAAACAGATGGTGGGGatctttttgtgtgtgtgggTAAGAGATGATCTCCAGAAACGTATTACAAACCTCCAGGTGTCAAGCGTTGGTCGTGGCATCATGGGGTATCTTGGAAACAAG GGTTCGATATCGATTAGCATGTCGTTGCATGAGACGAGTCTATGCTTTGTATGCACGCATCTTACGtctggagaaggagaaggcgaCGAGGTCAGAAGAAACTTAGATGTGACCGAGATATTAAAGAGGACAAGATTTTCGCGTTCTTCTAAAGATTCGCATCAACCCGAAACCATAATGGACCACGA TAAAGTAATATGGCTTGGAGATTTGAATTATCGGTTAAGGGCCAGCAGCGACGTACATGGCCACCTTAAGAATTATGATTGGGAGGCACTTCTAGAGAAAGATCAG CTCAAGATAGAACAAAGAGCTGGTAGAGTTTTTCAGGGATGGGAAGAAGGGAAGATATATTTCGCACCAACATATAAATATCACATAAACTCAGATAACTATGTCGCCCAAAccgaaaaatcaaaagaaaagcgCAGAACACCAGCTTG GTGTGACCGAATATTGTGGAAAGGTGGCGGGGTGAAACAGATTTGGTATACGAGAGGAGAGTCGAGATTCTCGGACCACAGACCGGTTCAATCTCTATTTTCGGTTCACATTGATTCAACTCAGAATCAATCAAACCGGAAAACTAAACCGAACAACCAAAACCATCGTCCCAACCCGGTGTTGCCTTACACATGCCACGGGAAAGTCCAGGCTGAAGAGATCTTGTTGCTCACACGAGCACAAAGTTGTATAGACACACAACCTAGACTTATATCGTCTGCTTCCTGA